A region of Pseudoxanthomonas sp. CF385 DNA encodes the following proteins:
- a CDS encoding FGGY family carbohydrate kinase, whose amino-acid sequence MSFTAGIDAGTQSLKVVVYDPATRTLVATASAPLDLMSGEDGSREQHAADWVAAMQNCFDRIDPAVRARIAALAVSGQQHGFVPVDADGNVL is encoded by the coding sequence ATGTCTTTTACCGCCGGCATCGACGCAGGCACGCAGAGCCTGAAGGTGGTGGTCTACGACCCGGCCACGCGCACGCTCGTGGCCACGGCCAGCGCACCGCTGGACTTGATGAGTGGCGAGGACGGCAGCCGCGAGCAGCACGCGGCCGACTGGGTCGCGGCGATGCAGAACTGCTTCGACCGCATCGATCCGGCCGTGCGCGCGCGCATCGCCGCGCTGGCGGTGTCCGGCCAGCAACACGGCTTCGTGCCGGTGGATGCCGATGGCAATGTGCT